One window of Camelina sativa cultivar DH55 chromosome 4, Cs, whole genome shotgun sequence genomic DNA carries:
- the LOC104780143 gene encoding uncharacterized protein LOC104780143, with product MPCSKMSSMLVLTRLRLILKEGYQICCEEQSCRSHLSIIRLYVFISWSHLLFISLVSFASRVKQLNLEGHKSYELNMISGASQTDSGVQQASRPWRCTINNGVCWHEERWTEQQEQRL from the exons ATGCCATGCTCGAAAATGAGTTCTATGCTGGTGCTTACAAG ACTCCGATTGATTTTGAAGGAAGGATATCAGATTTGTTGTGAAGAACAGAGTTGCAGATCCCATCTATCAATTATTAGACTTTATGTCTTCATAAGCTGGTCTCATCTATTGTTTATCTCGTTGGTATCCTTTGCCTCAAG GGTAAAACAGTTGAATTTGGAAG GACACAAGAGTTACGAACTTAATATGATTAGTGGAGCATCTCAAACAGATAGTGGTGTGCAG CAAGCAAGCAGACCATGGAGATGCACAATCAACAATGGAGTTTGTTGGCATGAAGAGAGATGGACAGAGCAACAAGAGCAGAGATTGTGA